The following proteins are encoded in a genomic region of Minwuia thermotolerans:
- a CDS encoding enoyl-CoA hydratase produces MNTTSEVAVGRVDGVVEGGIGWIVFDNQRRHNAMSMAMWEQLSEVLDKHVADPEVRVIVLKGAGDKAFVSGADISEFEKRRSTPEQSDAYSDAGTRAYTALADCPKPTVAMIHGYCLGGGLAIAVNCDIRIAAEGSTYSIPAAKLGIGYMVAGVERLLNLVGPAWTKEIFFSARRFEAAEALNMGLVNRVVPLENLADDVLTTAKQIASNAPLTIAAAKMAVDELLKDSANRNLGACERAIAACMQSSDFVEGRRAFMEKRPPRFTGA; encoded by the coding sequence ATGAATACGACAAGTGAGGTTGCTGTTGGCAGGGTCGACGGTGTTGTCGAGGGCGGAATTGGCTGGATCGTTTTCGACAATCAGCGGCGCCACAACGCGATGTCGATGGCGATGTGGGAGCAGTTGTCCGAAGTCCTCGACAAACATGTGGCCGATCCCGAGGTTCGAGTCATCGTCCTCAAGGGCGCGGGAGATAAGGCATTCGTTTCGGGAGCTGACATATCGGAGTTCGAGAAGCGCAGGTCGACGCCCGAGCAGTCCGATGCTTATTCCGACGCCGGGACGCGTGCATACACGGCGCTGGCGGATTGCCCCAAACCCACGGTCGCAATGATCCACGGTTATTGTCTCGGCGGCGGACTGGCTATTGCCGTCAATTGCGATATCCGAATCGCCGCGGAAGGATCGACCTATTCGATCCCTGCGGCGAAGCTTGGAATTGGCTATATGGTCGCCGGTGTCGAACGCTTGCTGAATCTTGTGGGCCCAGCCTGGACCAAGGAGATTTTTTTCAGCGCCCGGCGCTTCGAGGCCGCAGAGGCGCTCAATATGGGTCTGGTCAACCGCGTCGTCCCCCTTGAAAACCTCGCTGATGATGTTCTGACGACCGCCAAGCAGATCGCATCGAACGCGCCTCTCACTATCGCCGCTGCCAAAATGGCCGTTGATGAGTTGCTCAAGGATTCGGCCAACCGCAACCTCGGCGCCTGCGAGAGAGCCATTGCTGCGTGCATGCAGAGCTCGGATTTCGTCGAGGGCAGGCGCGCCTTCATGGAAAAGCGGCCGCCTCGTTTCACAGGCGCCTGA